A part of Myxococcus landrumus genomic DNA contains:
- a CDS encoding branched-chain amino acid ABC transporter permease, which produces MQTPALPLPESRPLVPPALRGVLPVLLAVPALLLFQWALSGSEFASYLLSVMGVNIILAVSLNIVNGMTGQFSIGHAGFMAVGAYIAGYASLQLKEVALSFLPVAASDQVLFTVALLLGGLAAAACGFLVGLPSLRLRGDYLAIVTLGFGEIIRVVVQNTDAFGRALGLSGIPQYASPSMVFFWVFLVVLAARRLASSSHGRSLWSIREDEVAAEAMGVDTTGYKVRAFVFSSFFAGIAGGLFAHFVPIINPGSFTFVRSMEIVVMVVLGGLGSTTGAIIAAIFLTLLPEGMRSLFGALGTEGSLAQRVDQIRMPIYGLLLVVLMLSRPQGLFGTREIWDVLPKWLSRKRGSQA; this is translated from the coding sequence ATGCAAACCCCCGCGCTTCCCCTCCCCGAGTCCCGCCCGCTGGTGCCTCCCGCGCTGCGCGGCGTGCTGCCGGTGCTGCTGGCGGTGCCCGCGCTGTTGCTGTTCCAGTGGGCCCTCAGCGGCTCCGAGTTCGCCTCCTATCTGCTGTCCGTGATGGGGGTGAACATCATCCTGGCGGTGAGCCTCAACATCGTGAACGGGATGACGGGCCAGTTCTCCATCGGCCATGCGGGCTTCATGGCCGTGGGCGCGTACATCGCCGGCTACGCCTCGCTCCAGCTCAAGGAGGTGGCGCTGTCCTTCCTCCCCGTGGCGGCCAGCGACCAGGTGCTGTTCACCGTGGCGCTGCTGCTCGGCGGCCTGGCCGCGGCGGCGTGTGGCTTCCTCGTGGGCCTGCCCTCGCTGCGGCTGCGCGGGGACTACCTGGCCATCGTCACGCTGGGCTTCGGCGAAATCATCCGCGTCGTGGTGCAGAACACGGACGCCTTCGGCCGGGCGCTGGGCCTGTCTGGCATCCCCCAGTACGCCAGCCCCTCCATGGTGTTCTTCTGGGTGTTCCTCGTGGTGCTCGCCGCGCGGCGCCTGGCGTCCTCCAGCCACGGCCGCAGCCTGTGGTCCATCCGCGAGGATGAGGTGGCCGCCGAGGCCATGGGCGTGGACACCACGGGCTACAAGGTCCGCGCCTTCGTCTTCTCGTCCTTCTTCGCGGGCATCGCGGGCGGCCTGTTCGCCCACTTCGTGCCCATCATCAACCCCGGCTCCTTCACCTTCGTGCGGTCGATGGAAATCGTCGTCATGGTGGTGCTGGGTGGCCTGGGCTCCACCACGGGGGCCATCATCGCGGCCATCTTCCTGACGCTGCTCCCGGAGGGCATGCGCTCGCTGTTCGGCGCGCTCGGCACCGAGGGCAGCCTGGCGCAGCGGGTGGACCAGATTCGCATGCCCATCTATGGCCTTCTGCTGGTGGTGCTGATGCTGTCGCGTCCCCAGGGCTTGTTCGGCACGCGGGAAATCTGGGACGTGCTGCCCAAGTGGCTGTCGCGCAAGCGCGGGAGTCAGGCGTGA